GATTATTCAATGTCAAGCGTTGTTGAAGCCCTGGTTCCAGGCGGAAAAGCAAATCCAGGACCACCACTTGGTCCAGCTTTAGGTCCGCTAGGTGTTAACATCAAAGATGTTGTTGATGCTATCAATGAGAAGACAAAAGATTACAATGGAATGCAGGTTCCTGTAAAAGTAATCGTAGATGACGATAAGAATGTAGAGATCGAGGTTGGTACTCCACCAACAGCTGCATTGATCAAGCAGGAAATTGGTATTGAAAAAGGCTCAGGTGAGCCACATGTCAACATTGTTGGTGACATCACAATTCCACAAGTTGCAAAGATCGCCCGCATGAAAAAGGACGACCTGTTGTCCTACGATCTTAAGGCCGCAGTCAAGGAAGTAATTGGTACCTGTGTACCAATGGGTGTTACCGCTGAAGGTATGAAACCTCAGGAATGCCAGAAAGCCATTGATGAAGGCAAATTTGATGATGCATTGGCAGCTGAATCCTGGTGATTCACTGCCCCTTAACCGATAGCTTTAAAATAAATAGCTCTCTATTTGAGAGCCCTTACAGTATGATCCGTAGGAGACCTTTGAGGTCTATCGAACTACGGGAGGTACAGAATGGTAGAAGAAACTATACTGGACGCCGTAAATAAGTTATTTGAGGAGTCCCCGCAGCGCAAGTTCCCTGAAAGTGTTGACCTTGCAATTAACTTAAAAAATATCGATCTGAGCCAGCCTAAAAACCGTGTGGATGAAGAAATTATGCTTCCCAACGGTCGTGGCAGGGATATCAAGATCGGTGTTTTCGCAAAAGGTGAGGTTGGGCTTCAGGCCAAAGAGGCTGGCTGTGAATACGTTTTCTCCGAAGAAGATCTTGAAGAGCTTGGAGAAGACAAAGCCAAGGCAAGAGCAATTGCCAATGAATGCGACTTCTTTATTGCAGAAGTGCAGTACATGCCTTTGATTGGTAAGAGCCTGGGTGTTGTGTTGGGTCCAAGAGGAAAAATGCCAATTCCTCTCCCCCCTGGTAAGGACGTAGTAGAACTTATCAATTCCTCAAGAAACTCAATTCGTATCCGTTCCAAGGATAAGATGACCTTCCACGTGGCAGTTGGAAGGAGGGACATGGATGCGGAAAAAGTCGCAGAGAACATTGAAACAGTTGTAAGTAGGGTTGAACATTCTCTTGAAAAGGGTATACATAACCTCAAGTCAGTTTATGTTACAACCACTATGGGCAAATCCGTGAGGGTGGCATGATGGAAGCAGTTCATCACAGTGAACACATCCCACAATGGAAGAAGAAGGAAATTGAGGATATTAAGGAACTTATTAATTCCTATCCACTGTTCGGCATTGTTGGTGTCGGCGGGATTCCTGCAAAACAGCTTCAGTCCATGAGGAGAGTTCTAAAAGACCTCGCGGTAGTCAAAGTTTCAAGGAACACTCTCATAAAGAGAGCACTTGAAGAATCTGCTCAGGAATGTGCAGATATGGTTGATTTCCTTGAGGAACAATCAGCTCTCGTTTTCACAAATGAGAATCCTTTCAAGCTTTACAAATTACTTGAAGGCAGCAAGACTCCTTCTCCAATAAAGGCAGGTGCAGTGGCACCAAATGACATTGAAGTTGAGAAGGGACCAACAAGCTTCCCGCCAGGACCAATTCTCGGTGATCTGCAAAGTGCAGGCATCCCCGCAGCTATTGATGGTGGAAGTGTGGTCATCAGTCAGGACAAAGTCGTGGCAGCAAAAGGAGATGTAGTTTCCCAGAAACTCGCATCCATGCTTACAAGACTGGAGATTTATCCTGTAGAAGTAGGTCTTGACCTCAGGGCAGTGTTTGAGGAAGGCTCAATTTTTGGTCCGGATGTACTTGCCATTGATGAAGATAAATACTTCTCTGATATTGCAATGGCAGCTCAGCAGGCATTCAACCTCGCTGTTAACATGGCATATCCGACAGATGCTACAATCAGCACTCTCATTTCAAAAGCCGCTTCAGAGGCAAAGAACCTCGGTATCAACGCCGCAGTCATGGAACCAGAACTTATGGATTCCCTCCTTTCCAAGGCACAGTCACAAATGCTTTCCCTTGCATCTGCTGTAGCAGGCAAGGATGCAAACGCTGTGGACGAGGAATTAAGTTCCGCACTTGGTGCAGCAGCACAGAGTGCAGCAGCAGCACCTGCAGCAGTTGAAGAAGCTCCTGCAGAAGAGGCTGAGGAAGAAAAGGAAGAAGAATCCGAAGAGGAAGGAATGGCCGGTCTCGGTGCACTCTTTGGTTAAAATTTGATATTAATTAATTAGGTGATTTAAATGGAATACATATATGCAGCACTTTTACTCCACAACGCAGAAAAGGAGATTACAGAAGAAACAGTAACTGCTGTTCTCACAGCAGCAGGTATCGATGTAGATGACGCACGTGCAAAAGCACTCGTTGCAGCTCTTGATGGCGTAGACATCGAAGAAGCAATGGCAACCGCAGCAGTCGCAGCAGCTCCAGCAGCCGCAGCAGCACCTGCAGCAGAAGAAGCTCCAGCAGCAGAAGAAGCTGCTGAAGAAGAAGCTGCTGAAGAAGAAGAGAGCGGCATGGCCGGTCTCGGTGCACTCTTTGGCTAAATTTGATACCTGTGTCCGCAAATGCGGACACCACTCTTTCTTTTTTTGTTTCTTAAGGGCTTAACTTATCTGTTTTCAAAACCAAATGGCAACCAATGTCTAATTTCAATACTGCGGTTCGTGCTTTATGGCAGATGCGAATACGCAAGCGTCCGTTTGTCCTGTCACATGGAATCAATTCAACCTGCAACATGCAATGCAGTTTTTGTGATTACTGGCGCGAAGAAAAGCAGGAAATGACGGTTGAAGAAATCTTTTCCATGCTGGATGATGCAAAAGACTTTGGAATTGGAGTTTACAATGCATGGACTGTCGAACCTTTAATGAGATCCGAGTTGCCTGAAATTCTTGAATATGCTCACTCCCTGGAACTGAAAACTTCTCTTGTGACTAACGGCCTTTTGCTGAAAAAGCGAATTTCGGAACTTACTGATCTTGATTATCTCTCAGTTTCTGTCGACGGGATTGAAACTTACCGTGACTCCAGGGGTGTGGATTTTTCCCGGATTCTCCCCGGAATTGAAGAAGCTGTATCCACTTTTGAAAAACATGTTCTCTTAAACTGTGTCATAAGCAACAGGAATATTCATGAACTTCGTGATCTTGTGCTCCTAGCAGATGATCTTGGGGCCATGATTTCCTTTGAACCTATGTATGAATTTTCCAGCATTGAGGATAATGTGTGGGATAAAATCGGAGTTCGGGACAAAAACCAGCATAGGATGGCAGTTGACGATCTAATTCATATGAAAGAGGCCGGCTATCCTATCATAAATTCAAAGACATATCTTCAGATGGTCAGAGATATGAGGCCTAAATGGAAATGCCATGCTCCGAACATTCTCATCGGGGTATCACAGGAGGGTATGGTCTATACTTGCAGGGTCCACCGAGAACCTCTGGCCGATATTCGTGACGGGCTCGAAAATGTCTGGAAGCAATGGGGTAAACAGATGCAAGAGAAAGCATCTTCATGCGAAGGATGCCTCTTTTTCGGATATGCAGAAAACAGTATGATGTACCGTTTTAACCCGGAAGTCATTCGTCATTACGAGTGGATGTAACCTTTCGAAGACAGATTTCCGGATGACCTGAGATCGAAAGCCTTTCTGCAGCATTTCCCATGCTGACTGCGATTTCAAGAAACCCATGACTTCCAACTAAAGCAACTGTTTCTTCGGGGGTCGCATTCGCATAGGTTTCTACAAACCTGATTTCATTTCCTTCAAGTTCAAGGATATCTCCGGATTCTACAATATTATGCAATAATCGGGCAGGAATGCTTGTTACGATATTTCCGAAGTCATCCACATAATTGACTTTGCCCCTCATAGATTCGACTTTAACCCTGGCTTCTTCAATGTGGAGGCAAACATAACAGTCACTTGGTTTGGCCAGTTCTTCCGGTTTTTTGCCGGAGGCCAGGTATGCACCAACCGGTGCAAACACATCCCTGCCATGGAACGTGGGTGATATTTCCGGAAAGAGCTTATCAACCTGAATTATCCATACTTTCATTTTTCCACATCTGTGGGCTGCAGGAATCATTAAACCATTGTCCGGTCCAACAAAATAATGCCCTCCTGCTTCCAGTATGAGCGCCTTTCGGAGAGTCCCGACTCCGGGATCCACCACTGCCACATGGACTGTCCTTTTCGGAAAAAGGTGGGCTGTATTGTACAGTGCAAATGCCCCTGACAGAATATCTCCCTGCGGGATAGTGTGTGAAATATCGACGATTGTAGCCTCTTCACAAATATCCAGTATTACGGCTTTCATGGATGCCGGATACAAAGTCCCAAAATCTGTTGTCAGGGTAATGGTAGCCATTAGTAAACAATTGATTTTTAAGATTATTACCGTTTTTGCTATCTTCCATTTAGTGAAATTAGGGCCTCTTCTTGAAAGCATTAGAAATTATTTATTGATTTCACAATAATATTAGAAGAATACAGTTTTATACTAACATGCAGGTTTTAGGGGCGGGGAGTACTAGTGAATTCTACATATGTATTTATAATTGCATTAATTTGCGTTGAACTGACGTTTCTTGCATGTCTGGATTGTGTTTCAAACGGGAACTATGGCATAGGATTCCTTTTTCTGATTGGAGCCATGGTGTTTGCATTCATGTTCCCGGCAATTGCTGATTAAACTCCTTTGAATCCTCACACAATTGAATGCCCTAAGCCTTCATTTTTGGAGTAAGTATATATAGTGCATTTCCTTTAGTAGCAGCATTCACTCAATTGAGGGATTTACTAATGGATGCATATCAATTATTTCTCATATTGCTTGCACTCTATCTGGGTGTACTGGTCGCCATTGGTTGGTACTTTACAAAACGGCAGAAGACCGTTACTGACTTCTGGCTCGCAGGAAGAAGGATTGGCACAATAGGTGTCGGATTTTCTTCCGCTGCATCGTGGTTGACCGCAGGAGGTATTCTTGCGGTAATTGGTTTCTTCATGCTTTTGGGCATGGGTTCCATCTGGGGATTTGTTGCCCCGAACATTTTAGCCCTTTTGATTATCGCCATCTTTGTCAAGAGATTCAAGAATCTCCCGGCTATCACTCAACCGGAATTGCTTGAACAGCGTTACAGTTCAGCAATTAGGGCACCTGTGGGAATTATTATCGCTATTGTCATGATCCTTTTTGCAGTAGCCGATATCAAAGGTTTTGCACTGGTTCTCCAGATATTCTACGGCCTGGATCCAATCTATGCAGCATTAATTGTCGCCCTGGCAGTCTCTGTTTATGTGACTCTTGGCGGACTACATGCTGTTGTCTGGACTGACGTAATGCAGTTCGTATTCCTTGTACTCTTAACAATTGCAATAGCTATTGTTTCAGTAGGTGCTGCAACAGGTGGTGTCGGAGCTCCGGCAGATGCAGCAGAACTCTTCTCTTCAGTACCCTCGAATTGGTGGAATCCGATAAGTATCGGTATCCCGATGGTGCTAATTTTCATCTTCGCAATCATTCCGGGATGGATTACTGAACAGGATCCATGGCAGAAAGTCTGGGCGGCCAAAGATGTGAAATCTGCTCGCAATGGTTTGTTAATTGGTTCCCTTCTGGTAACCATTGTCTTCGCAGCATGTGCGGTAATAGCCATTGCTTTGAGTTCGATTTATCCTGAAATTCCGGCGTCCTTTGGGGAAATCGGAATGGGCGCCATGGCACAGGCAGAGCCGGCGATGCTTGTATTCATAATTTCGTATTTCTCCCCGGCAATAGTTGCATTATGTTCTATTGGTCTTGTAGCAGCTGCGATGTCTTCAGCTGATACCTTTGCAACTTCCGGTGCGTCATCCCTTTCAAGGGATATTTACCAGCGTTTCATCAAACCGGATGCCACAATGAAGGAAATGCTTGTCATAAACCGTGTCTGTGTCCTGATTATTATCGCCGCAGCTACAATAGGATCATTCCTTATTGACGGTATTATTGAAGCAATCCACATTGCGACTTTCATCGCCAGCGCATCATATTTCTTCCCTCTCATGGGAGGTCTCTACTGGAAGCGTGCAACAAAGCAGGGTGCTATGGCAGGATTGATTGTGGGTGCAGTGGTTCAGATTTCCCTTGTGGCCTATGATCTTTACATGACACCACCATTCGCCACAGCACACCTTGAAACCATCCATCCTATCCTGATGAGTCACGGTGTTATCGTGGGAATGGCTCTCAGCGGTATTGCTTTCTTTGGCGTATCCCTCGCAACAAAACGCTCAAGCAGTGTTAACCTTGCTCCGTTCTTCAAGGATGAGGCAGAAAACCTTGCTGCAGAAGAAGCAAAAGCTGTGGATGCAGATAGCCCTGATTTCCAGACATTCGTTACAACAATCGATGAACAGGCTGTCGGGGAACGTGCTCATTTGCATGTAAGAATGGAAAGTTCTGCATCACTTAACTGGAAGAGATTTGTTGAAGCACTTCACACCACTTATCCTGCATGGGTTACATCCACTGGTATTGATTCCATTTACAGGCTTGTCCAGGCTGACATGCTTGCCTGTGTTTCAATTACCCGGGGTAACAACGACAAGGAAATCTGGTTTGCATCAGAACCAAATGTAAACGACATCGAACTCCAGAAGAAGGAACTATTTGTTGCCTACAATGAAGTATCCCAGGCTCTTGAGAGCATCGGGATATTCATCAGCATTCCTGAAAACAAGTAATGTTACAATGCCTCCTTAATTAAGGGGGCGTTATCTTTTTTACATAGGTTAACTGTGATGAATACAATGGATAGCAAAGCTTTTTGCATTATTCTTGTGGTACTTTTTTCCGTTCTTTTTGCAAGTGGATGCATTGATGAACTTGTGGCCGTTCAGGAGGATGGACCTGTAAATGTTTCCGTTTACGAAATCGTATACAACGGGAAAGAAGCGAATGCAACCACATTTAATGAAACAACCTTTTTCCTGACAAAGGATGGCTTTGCAACAGGTGTTTATGCTCTGGATAACGCTTCTTCTATTGAAATTATCCCGATGGAGGATCTCACCAATCCCGGGGAAGATCCCATTTCCGAGATAGTAATAATTGCTGAAGACTCCGGCAATGTGACTGATGTTGAGGAGACTTTGAGACAGTTGTCTCTACGAGAAGAAGCTACAGATCTCAATTTCACAATTGAAGAGGTTGTGGAAAGAGGACAAAAGTCGCAGGTAATCGATTTTAATAAATCAATTACGGGATTTGTTGCATTTAAGGTGAACGTGCCGCTAGGGCAGGATTTCATTTACATGCCAACACATGATTCAGTGGTGAGAATAGTTCTTCCTGCAGGTTATACCACAGGCAATCCTTTCATAGGCAAAGTCCAACCCGAGGTCAATTTCACGTATCATGATGAAAACGACAGGCAGGTTCTTGGATGGATAGATCTTCACAGGGAACCGTCCTCATTGCTGCCTGCGGATCTCTTTAACCGAAGCGGCGTAGATTCCGATGAAAGTCCGGTGGAATACCATCCGGTAATTCTCAAATTCTATACCACTTCCGCACCTCTGGGGTTGTTAGTGGGAACTACTATTCTCAGCATAGCAACTTTGATTGTAGCCTTAAATTATGCTTCAACCAGGCGCAAGCTCGAAGAGAAACGTATGGAAATAGAGAACATGGATGCCCGGAAAAAGGATTGAAGTTATTCAAACTTCAAACTGCATTCCGTCATATCCCAAAGGAAAATCCTTGCTTGCTTCCTCATGAGGCTTGAAATAGTGGCTCAGGTGCGTTAAAACAATATTTTTCGCCTGGATGCGTTCCCCGAGTTCCATGGCCTGTATGGCATCCATGTGTTTTTTGATATGAAATTTGGTTAGATCCGGTACAATTGCGTCGGCGATGAGAAGATCCGGTCTGTCCATTACTTCAAGGCTCTTTTCCGGGAACAAGCTTTCGCAATCACCGGTGAAAACGACTTTCCTCTCCCCTTCCTGTATTACCACACCGATAGGGTTTTTGGAAGGTCTGTGCCTTACCCCGAAAAGTGTGAACTTGAGGCCAATGAGTTCAAATGGTTCATACAAAGCGATGTCGTGTCTGCTGGGTCCCAGGAATGAAAGGTAATCGATGATATAGTCAAGGGTTTCCGTAACTCCGTAGACATCAACTTTACGTTGTACCCGATGGAATTCTGCAAATCCTGTAAAATGATCATAGTGACCATGTGTCCAGATTACCCCGTCAACATGCTCCACTCCGATTTTCAGTAGCTGTGCACGGAGATCCGGGCCTGTGTCGACTAATACCTTGCCAGTTTCACTTTCTACAAGCAGGGAACTCCTGAGTCTCTGACTCTTTGTTCCCTTCCGGGCGTCATTGCATGTGGGGCAATGGCATCCAATAATCGGGGTTCCGGGAGCATCACCGGTTCCCAGTAAAGTAATTTTCATAAACTTTCCCCGGTTTTCAGGTAAAATTGCGGCTTATGTATTCATCAGATTTGATGATTGCCCGTGCATTGAAGATTTCAATCGCGTCAAGGAGGTCTTCCTGTGTTAGTTCGGTTCTCTCCTCAAGAAGTGCAGACAGGACACTTTCCCGAATAATCATCCTGAGGTCGGAGCCTGTATACCCTTCGGTGAGTTCTGCAATTTCTTCAGTATCCATTTTACCCTTAATCTTACGGGTGACAATGTCAAGGATTTCCTTCCTCATTTCAAGGTCTGGCAACGGGAATTCCATGATTTCATCGAAACGCCTCCACGCAGCCGAATCAAGCATGTGCGGGTGATTGGTGGCGGCTATCAGCAGAACGCCGTCGTTTGTGAGACTAATACTGTCAATGGCCTTCAGGAGAGTGTTAACCGCTCTTTTGAGTGCGGCATGTTCGTCGGAGGTACGGGTTTTTGCGATGAAGTCAAATTCATCAATGAACAGGATACAGGGATTGAGTCTTCTCGCCAGTTCGAAAACCCTGTCTATGTTCTTGGCCGTTTCCCCGAGATACTGGTCGGTTATCATTGAAAGCTTGACTTCAACAAAGGGGACTGCCAGTTTTTCGGAAAGTGCTCTTGCAACCGATGTTTTCCCGGTACCTGGAGCTCCGACCAGAAGTACCTTCCCGACGTCATATAGGCCTATTTCCCTCAGGTAATCCCTGTATGTTATGGCCTTGACAATCTTTTCCACTTTTTCTTCCTGCTTGGAAGTCAGGACAAGCTCACTAAGCGGCTGTATGATGTCCTCGGGAGCGATGAGGTGGGCGAGTTTGAGCATATCTTCCCCGCCTTCTTCCTGACTGATCCTTTCCTGCAGGGATTCCAGCCATTCCCTGTCCACTTCCTTGGGTCGGGTGAATTCAAGGGCTGCATTATAATCTGCGTGCTCATGTTCACGTTTTTCAAAATAATATGCGAGAATGGGGTTGTTGTTGATTCGTTCTATTGAATCTTCCTGTTTTTCAAACCAGTCTGCAGCTACGTCAAAAGACGTGAGTTTTAATTTGTATCCTACGTCATCGATTTCAAGGAACGGAATACCCTGTACCGCAGCTTTTTGGTTTTCTATCCCGTAGAGTTTTTCCAGATCCGAGAGCGATACTTTCACGGGTTTTGGAACGCCTTTGTATTGCTTGTTCCAGTAGTTTTTCCTGATATCGCGAGGCAGACTGTTTTCATCCAATTCCTTGTGATCGTTATAGACGCTGGTCGTGAGCAGTAGTTCAACGATGTCGAGACGACTTTCTGACATATTCAAATTATCTCCGGTTTTGTGACAAGTATTTCGATCCATACTGGTACGCTTTTTTTTTAGATATATTTTGTGCACCAAATCAGGCCCGGCGGAAAAATCCGTTTTTAGGTTCGTAGATATGACCGGATTCAAGCAATTTGCGTAATGTTGTCTCGAATTTTTCCTCACCAAGCCCCAGTTTACCGGCGCTGCTTTTCAGCTCTTCGTGGGATATGTTTCCCTTTTCGGGGATATTTGAGAGAACAATTTCCAGAGGTTTTCTCGGTCGGGTGACGTCATCTGCTTTCTCTTTGATTTTTGATTCGTCAACTTCAACCGTCGAGATAATGCTGGCAGTGCCCTTACCGACAAGCGATGCCTGCAACTTTGTTCTTGCGAGAATTGCTTCCTCAAGATCGGTTGAATTGTGGAATTGTCTCAGTTTTCTAAACTTAAGATTTGCACCACAGTTCTGGCAGCGTATGGTTTTTTGTCCTGTATCTTCTACTATCTGGGACTGTATCCGGCATTTCGGGCAGACTACGACCACGTAATGCTTTTCCCAGTCGCTCATTTCCCGTATCTCCTCTGCCGGTTCTGGAAGTCACGCATTATTCTGAGGAGGTCAATTTTCCTCAGGCTTTCCCAGTTGACATCGGTAAAAAATAACTCTGCGTATACGGATTGCCAGATAAGGAAATCGGAAAGATGTTTTCCCCCTGCACGTATGATTAGATCAGGCTCTGTCCGGATCGTGAGATTATCCTCTATGGATTTTTCGGTGATTTCGTCCGGCTGTAGCTCGCCGACCTCGACTTTTTTAAGGATGGCCCTGACAGCATGTGTCAGTTCCCTTTTCCCGCCGAATCCCACAAGGATGTTGATTAAAGGCTTCTCATTCCCGTTCTTTGCCACAAGAGTGCCTTTGTCGTTGTAAATCGCATATTCCGTTTTCAGGGACATGCCGGCAAACATCTGTCGCAGGGTTTCTGCGAGCTTGCCTGCCATTTCTTCCTGCAGTTGGGGTTCGATGTCCAGAACATCGATGTAAGTGCTTATCTCGGTAACTCCGAGTTTTGAACTCCAGTTGACGAAATCCCTTAGTTTGGATACTCCGTTTCTGCTCAGGATGTCGGTTTCCGCCAGTACAAGGGCAACATGTTCGGGAATTGCCCTTCCCGGTTTCATGACCGTGTTTTGCAGACGTTTTTCATAGATTTTCCTGAGCATGGCGGATTACTCCGGGACGCTTAACGGGCAGTTGATACGATTTTAATTACGTCCCCGTCCTGCAATTCGTGTTTTTCCCCGAGTCTCATTTTCGTACGGCCATCGACGGCGTAGAGGAATGCCTTCCCGATGTCGGTGTGGACGCGGTAGGCAAGATCATGGGCGGTTGATCCGCGTTTCATGAGATAGGCGTCAGGAAGCATGTTCTCGTTCTTGTCCGTCCAGTGGCTCTCATCCTCCACAGGGTAGACGACAATCAGGTCGAGTAATTCAAAAACGGCTTTGTTGATGCATTCCTGAACTCCGCAACCGGCCGGTTTGTGGGATTGCATGAATGCCTTGAGGCTTTCAAGTCCTTTCTTCTGCTTGTCATCGAGGTCTTCGGAGATGATGTTGAAATCCTCGTTTCCGGGGATGTAATCGATAATTTCATGTTTTGCGGCATTACGCAGGGCAAGTTCGGCTGCAGCACTTGTGGGAACCACTATTAAGTCGAGCTCGCGGAGCTTTTTCACGTTTTCAGGAGGTGCGACATCCATCTTGTTGGCTGCGATCATGAGGGGTTTGCTTAGTATCCGTATTATTTCGCAGAGTTCGCAGAGCTGGTTTTCTTCCCATTTCTCATAGTTGTCATCCTTGTACTGGCAGAGGGCTTCGTGCACATCAGCCTCGCAGACGCCGGCTCCCATGAGCTGCTCGGCGATTGCCTGCTCGGGTTTGAGTCCTTCGGCTTTGATTTTACGGGCGAGCCTGAGCCAGTTGCGGTTCAGGATGCCTGCCATCCACATGGTGATTTCCCGGTTGAGGAAGTCAATGTCACCAAGGGGGTCGTGGCTGCCGATGTCTCCGGGGTTGCCTTCGATATCCGTGCCCCCGGAGGCGTCGATTACGTGGATGATTGCCTGTGCCTGGCGCAGTTCATCAAGGAAAGCATTGCCCAATCCCCGGCCCTTGTGGGCGTCAGGGACAAGTCCTGCAACATCGATAATTTCGATAGGTACGTAGCGCACGCCATCATTGCATTTCCCGCAGGGTTTGCCTTTTTCGGTGCATGGGCAGTCCGTGCGCACATAGGTTACACCACGGTTGGCGTTGATGGTTGTGAATGGATAATTTGCGATTTCCACATCGGCCAGTGTGGCGGCTTTAAAAAACGTTGATTTTCCGGCGTTAGGCTTGCCGGCAAGGCCTATGGTCATTGTCATGCTAATCCCTCATACTCTACAGGCATTTAATTTTTATCTTGTGGCTCTGCAGAAACTCCCCGATTATTCAAACACGACAAGTTTAACCACAGAGAACACAGAGCTCTCAGAGGATTTTGCAGTCTCCCTCCGTGCTCTCTGTGACCTGCACGCCTCACAGGCGTAGAAGGCACTCAACTCCACAGGAGGTGAGTGTGCTCTGTGTTTTTTAGCTATGTTTCTTCTGCAATTACCAATCCCTATAATTTGATTATAAGTAGTTATGAATTACTAATAAAAACTTATAAGAACTAATAATATAATAGTTTCATATTCATCTGATTTCGATGAAACAGATGTATCCCGAAAGGTGATTTCCATGTCTGATGCAACTACAATACCAACAACAAAAGATATCAGGGACCGGCTGAAAACCTACGGCCAAAAAGGAGATACTTACAGCGATATCCTGAACCGTCTCATGGATTGTGCTGACAGGGATGAATTCATGGATCGGATGTACCGCCGGCTGGAAGACAAGGATCAGTTTGTTTCGCTCGATAACATTTGAGCGTGATCCGGCATGCACTATAATATAAGCATTCACAGGGACGTGCAGAAGTATCTGAACGCACTTGATTCCGGCACAAAGAGCCGGCTTGTGGAAGGCTTAAGGCAACTAAAAAACGATCCGCTTTCCCGTGATGTCAAAAAATTGAAGGGGACAAAGGGCAGGCAAGACTTGTATCGTCTCCGAATAGGCGATTATCGTGCTATCTTCTCCATTGAGGATGACAACGTTTACATCCTTGAAATCATGCTACGTAAGGGTATGGCTGGATTGAGCGCCTCTTTGTCCTCTAATGAATGAAGCCTTCACCAGCAAGCTTTATATCTGAAAAACATGTACAACATCAAAGCGTGTCCCGGTAGGGTAGCGGATATCCTTGAAGCCTGCGGAGCTTTAGACCCGAGTTCAAGTCTCGGTCGGGACGCTTTATTCTCTTCTTTTGTTTAATCGTTTTCAGTTAGTTTTGCTGCAATTGTTAGTACATACTATTTTATTTTCGTCTATCCAATTCTTTATTTACAGAATTATGCTGTCAAAATAGATTTGATGCTCAAAGTTAGGTTGCAAGTCTGGGAAAATTTATAAAGCGTTCAAAGAAAATACTATTAGTTCTCTAGGGGTTAATTATGAATTCAAAAGCTTTGACATTGGAAGAGCGCGTTAAACATATAGAATGGACATTGGTATCTTTTATCCTCTTCATCGTGTCCTATAATGCATTGGTCAATCCTGAAATAATACCCTCGTATTATGGGAACTATGGAATAACTATCTATCTTGCAATTTTTTTGGTTTCATTGACTATACTAATATGGCATATTGTTTTTGTAACTTCTTCAGTGGTCTTCGACACAAGTGAGAGAACAGCTAATTTTGTTGAAAACAATCGAAAACCTGTTTTCATTGCGTTAATTTTTCTCATTGCTGTCCTTGGCATCTATGCTTTTAAATTGACTATGGATCAGTTTGATTTGTCTTCAAAAGAGATTGCTCAAGCCGTCCTAGCGGGTTTGCCTCTATTAGCAGTAGCAAATGCTAAAAAAGTAGCTGTTTGGATGAGGAAGCATCTTTCAGAAACTAAG
This genomic stretch from Methanohalophilus levihalophilus harbors:
- the rpl12p gene encoding 50S ribosomal protein P1, coding for MEYIYAALLLHNAEKEITEETVTAVLTAAGIDVDDARAKALVAALDGVDIEEAMATAAVAAAPAAAAAPAAEEAPAAEEAAEEEAAEEEESGMAGLGALFG
- a CDS encoding 50S ribosomal protein L10, whose translation is MMEAVHHSEHIPQWKKKEIEDIKELINSYPLFGIVGVGGIPAKQLQSMRRVLKDLAVVKVSRNTLIKRALEESAQECADMVDFLEEQSALVFTNENPFKLYKLLEGSKTPSPIKAGAVAPNDIEVEKGPTSFPPGPILGDLQSAGIPAAIDGGSVVISQDKVVAAKGDVVSQKLASMLTRLEIYPVEVGLDLRAVFEEGSIFGPDVLAIDEDKYFSDIAMAAQQAFNLAVNMAYPTDATISTLISKAASEAKNLGINAAVMEPELMDSLLSKAQSQMLSLASAVAGKDANAVDEELSSALGAAAQSAAAAPAAVEEAPAEEAEEEKEEESEEEGMAGLGALFG
- a CDS encoding radical SAM protein, producing MSNFNTAVRALWQMRIRKRPFVLSHGINSTCNMQCSFCDYWREEKQEMTVEEIFSMLDDAKDFGIGVYNAWTVEPLMRSELPEILEYAHSLELKTSLVTNGLLLKKRISELTDLDYLSVSVDGIETYRDSRGVDFSRILPGIEEAVSTFEKHVLLNCVISNRNIHELRDLVLLADDLGAMISFEPMYEFSSIEDNVWDKIGVRDKNQHRMAVDDLIHMKEAGYPIINSKTYLQMVRDMRPKWKCHAPNILIGVSQEGMVYTCRVHREPLADIRDGLENVWKQWGKQMQEKASSCEGCLFFGYAENSMMYRFNPEVIRHYEWM
- a CDS encoding SAM hydrolase/SAM-dependent halogenase family protein; protein product: MATITLTTDFGTLYPASMKAVILDICEEATIVDISHTIPQGDILSGAFALYNTAHLFPKRTVHVAVVDPGVGTLRKALILEAGGHYFVGPDNGLMIPAAHRCGKMKVWIIQVDKLFPEISPTFHGRDVFAPVGAYLASGKKPEELAKPSDCYVCLHIEEARVKVESMRGKVNYVDDFGNIVTSIPARLLHNIVESGDILELEGNEIRFVETYANATPEETVALVGSHGFLEIAVSMGNAAERLSISGHPEICLRKVTSTRNDE
- a CDS encoding 50S ribosomal protein L1 — encoded protein: MVEETILDAVNKLFEESPQRKFPESVDLAINLKNIDLSQPKNRVDEEIMLPNGRGRDIKIGVFAKGEVGLQAKEAGCEYVFSEEDLEELGEDKAKARAIANECDFFIAEVQYMPLIGKSLGVVLGPRGKMPIPLPPGKDVVELINSSRNSIRIRSKDKMTFHVAVGRRDMDAEKVAENIETVVSRVEHSLEKGIHNLKSVYVTTTMGKSVRVA
- a CDS encoding 50S ribosomal protein L11, with amino-acid sequence MSSVVEALVPGGKANPGPPLGPALGPLGVNIKDVVDAINEKTKDYNGMQVPVKVIVDDDKNVEIEVGTPPTAALIKQEIGIEKGSGEPHVNIVGDITIPQVAKIARMKKDDLLSYDLKAAVKEVIGTCVPMGVTAEGMKPQECQKAIDEGKFDDALAAESW